Genomic DNA from Phyllostomus discolor isolate MPI-MPIP mPhyDis1 chromosome 12, mPhyDis1.pri.v3, whole genome shotgun sequence:
GTTCAGTAGGTTCGCCCACGACGGCACCGACTACTCGCACTGAACGAGGACCTGCGCTCCTGGACCGCAACCGACACGGCGGCCCGGATCACCTGGCGCAAGTTGGTGGAGCTCCCCGTAGCAAAGCAACGGCGAGAACTCCTAGGGAAACTGTACGTGCACTGGCTCCACCTGTTcctagaaaggggaaggagacgCTGCTCCGAGCAGGTAGCTGGGTGCGGGCCTCCCCAGGAGGGCATCTGTGGGCTGGTGCGGCTTCctacaaggagaggaggaaaatggggcagTGTCAGAATCCCCCTCCTGCTCGGGAGAGGGAAGAGGCCCCCGGGTTTCCTTATTCTGTGACTCACCCGCAGGCTTAGTTTTCTCTAAAGCAACGGTCCCCAAACTTTTGGCACCAGACAccggtttcgtggaagacaagtTTTCCACGGACCAGAGGGAGGGGACTGCTGGTAGACTGGAGACAGCGCTTAGGTGCTCGCTTCCTCCTGTGCCGCCCAGTTCCTAAGAGGCCACCCACTAGTACTGGTTTGTAGCTCCCTTGGTTGGGGATCTCTGCTCTAAAGAACCATAAGGGGCCCAGCCCATCCCTAAAACACCCCACAGCGgttccctcacaccctgcagcacctggtgcaCCAGGACGCTCTCCCTGGTTCTGGGGCTGAGACCTTCTCTGCAGGCCTGACTCTGGCTTTTCTGAGTCATCAACTAGcacctgagtctgtgtctccCCTTAGAGACCTAGGTCCTCCTACCCTATGTTCTCACCTTTTTCCTGGAACTTTCCAAGACATAGGAGATTATCCCCAATGCCTCTGTCCTTGCTAGTGTCTGAATGGTGCactcctttcccccaccccctcttacCTGTCCACTCTCAGGGTGGTCACATGAGCACTGCTGGAGTGTCCCATGACCATGCAAAGTTCCTGaattttctcaccctcccctcagaTCCTCCAAAGACACACATGACCCACCACCCCATCTCTGACCATGAGgtcaccctgaggtgctgggccctgggcttctaccATGCAGACATCTCCCTGACCTGGCAGTGTGATGGGGAAGACCTGACCCAGGACATGGAGATTGTGAACACCAGACCTGTGGGGGACGGgaccttccagaagtgggcaCCTGTGGCTGTgccccctggagaggagcagagatacacgTGCCATGTGCAGCatcaggggctgcctgagcccctgaccctgagatgggaggaggagagggtgtggGCACAGAGCCTCTCCTCAGGGTGTTCCTGAGCAGGGTCAGGACTCACATCTGAGGGTAacctctcaccttcccctcaCAGACACCCCTCCTCAGACCTCCATCACCATCGTGGGCATCCCTGCTGCCCTGGGTGCTGTTGCTGCAGCTGTGGCTgctggagctgtgctgtggaggaggaaggactcaggtgggcaaggggtggggctgagtttCCTGTCCCCTGGGGGTCAAGACCAGATGGAAGTGTGCTCTGCCTCCTTTATGGGCATTGTATCCCCATATGGGTGCTTGTCCATCTGGGGCCTATTCCCTAACACTGACTCTTTAGTGAGGTCTGTGGGAAAAGGAAGGACAAATTTATCACCTGATGATTCTAGTGATGGGGAGATTCCCAGATGTCACACATCAGTGGGGAAGGTCCCTTCTGAGGACAGACATCCAGATGGGCAGTTGATCTACTCCCCACACATGTACTTTCCCTGTACTTCCTGATCCTATCCTAGTGTTCAGTCACAGTTCTGGAACCTTCCCTGGGCTTCAGGAATGTGGGGCTCCTTTAGGATCATAGGACCCAGCCTCCCCCCTGACTTctcacagaacattttcttcccacaggcagaggcaAGGAGAGCTATGATCAGGCTGCTTGTAAGTCTGGGTGTCAGAGAAGTGACATCTGGGACCCTTGGGAGAGTGTGGGCTGGAGTCTGTGAGGGGGGCTCCCCCACCCTGTAACTCTGCTGTTGTGTCTTCCCCAAGCAGCgacagtgcccagggctctgatgtgtctctcacagctCCTAAAGGTAAGACCCTGAGGCCAGGAAGTGGGGGTCTTGGGACCGAGGGGCACAATTGGGTTTTGGGGACTCTCAGAGTCAGACATTCTGAGGATGGGGTGGGCTGTGGTGAAATGTGACACTTCTGAGACTGACCTGAACTTCTTCATGACAACTTTCTTCCCAGCGTGACAGAGCTGCTTTCTACAGGACTTGGTGCCAAATAGTCAGTCCAGCTTCCCTTTGGGATTATGAATCCCTGACTGCTGATTGtacattagtgtgtgtgtgtacatatatatatatgtatatgtaaacatAATAGATGGACATTAAACACTCCAAGGTATATTGTTTCTGGTAGGCGTTATTCTGTCTATACCTTCACCCTGTTTGTTAACCTGTTCTAAGTCACTTTACATTCATAAACTTACCATGAGGTGTGAAGATAACCCAGGAGGGACAGACTGTGTGACACAGGAAAGGGGACCTCACATCTCCCCACTGATGTTCCCTGTGACCTCCTGTGCTCCATGGGCAATTAAGGGTTTCTTCTCCCACATCCGAATGTGACCTTTTGTGCCTCTAGCCATAGCTGGTTGAGTACCCTGATTCTAAATGAGTGCCATTTTGTAGACTAGGAGTCTCCCCCAAGCTTTCAGGGCCTCCTATTGTAGACTTGAGGGGTATCTGTGTAGGGTGCAGAGAGCTGACCAAACAGAGGGTGAGAACAGCAGGAAGTGTTCCAGCATCCATTGCAGACACTGCTCTCATTCTGCAAATGCTGAGTCCTGGAAGGTCATGGCCAAGGAGCCCACGTCCTTAGTGGCTTCCTCTGAGAGTTCTTCCCCAACAGAGAGCCCTCAGGCCACAGGGTCAGTCTGGCTGCTGGACCGAGAACAGAATCAGGAGACAAGAGACCAGCGAGGCAGGAGGGAAAGTTGTGAGGAGGTTCCCAGGGTTCCAGGCTGCAGTTGCTGGGTGTTCTGATGAGGCTGTGAGCGgtggacacagtgagaagggacTGGACCCTGAAGGCATTTGGAAGATGGAGTTCACAGCATTTCCTAGTGATTAAAActggggtgtgggaaaggagTCAAGGTGGACACCCCATGTTTGTACTGTGCCAGCAGAAAGATAGGGTTATATCAGCAGAGATGGGGAGGACTCCGACagaaaattggggggggggggagagtggGCATTTCAAGCTTTCAGCTGAAGAGAAGGTCAAGGTGAGATAGCCAATAGACACACCAGTGAGGTATCAGGTTGGACAGATGAGTGTGGGTACCTTGAGGAGAAATGTATGGGCTGCAGACATAGGTGTGGAGGTGATGATGACATTAAAGCCATGAATGTGGATGAGGCCACCAAGGGAGCCAGGGCTatggaagagaaagagtaaagaaCAAGGACTGGACACTGCACCTCCCTGTCCCAACAGTGGGGACGTTCATCCTGGTAACCCACCCAGGTTGGTGACAGTCAGGTCTTCCCATCATACAGTCACCATTTGGTGTGTGTTATTCAATAGTAATTTATAGGGAGATGTTCTGAGATTGTCCTGCAGTGCTCTTCACCACTTCTACACTCACCCTCCTTAGCCCCTCTCATACCTTCCACCCAAGTCAGCGAAAATATGATGTTTGTCCTGTACCAGCCCTGAGTATTTTTCACTCAGATGTACAGCAccaggaatacagtcaataatactgttgTGAATATTTATGGTATCAGATGGGCCCTAGATTTATCACGCAGATTATTCAATAAGCTATGTAAATGTTTAACCTTTCTGCTTTCCaactgaaactagtataatattgtatgtcaacagtaattgaaaagtaaaaaaatattcaaagttaaaaaaattataacttgGACTTCATGCCCAATATTCTGAGAGAGGTTTTCGGGAGAAATGTGAGTATTTTGTGACAAGCCCATGAGCCACCCTGGTTTCGAGTAGACTTGGATGCACACAATCCTGTGATGCGGTGAGACCCGGGTTGGGGAGAGACCTTGAATCCACATTTCAATGTTCTTCCTACCCTCGGGAAGGAAAGGCAGCTCATAATTTGTCATACGAGGGTGGAAGGTATGTGCTGTTTTCTCTACCATGGAGTAAAATCAAGCAGAGGATTTAGAAAGTGGCTCTCAGTTCAACATAATGAAAATCTCCAAATGCTTGCCCTCTGTGATTAACCCTCTGACTGattttttggaagaaataatggAATCCAAAAATGTCTACATTAAACATAAAAGGATTTCTATGTGGGATATTGGGAgctcattttatttcagaaaaagccACAGACAGACCTGGGCAGCCAGAGCTGTGGGACTAGAACCCACAGAAAGACCAGTCTGAGTCACATGGATGATGGTGTGAGGGACTTGGAGACAAGCTCTGACAAGAGAAGGAGCTGAAGGAAAGGGCCCAGCAGGAAACACCATGATGGGAGCTGCAGGCACAGATGTCCCTGCACCCCAATGACATGTGATCTAAGCTTAAGCTCCACCCAGGGGACAGGGGATACTTTCTGTGTCTCCTGCCCACTGCTCCTGAGGGCATCTCAGTCATTGCCATCTCTATCCCTGGTCACCAGACCTGCCTGAGGGTGCCATCCTATGGTCATGTCCTGTGTCACATGCACTGTCCTCAAGGTCTTGCTCAGCATCTCCATGGTGCTTCACCTGCACAGACACCACCAGAGGCTATAGCACATTCACACTCCACAGCAGCCACCAATGCCTTCCAGAGACCAGAGCCACCCACACCATCCTGATGCTGGTGGTCACCTCTGTCACATCCTACATACTGGAACccattttcactttttacatCCCTGTGTGAGTGGGTCCCCATCTCTGGTGGGTGCAGACCTCCCTTAGTTGGCTTCCTGTTCTCCTGCTCTTCGCCCCTCACTGCGACTGCTCAGGGATCCTACAGCTCCTGGGGTCATGAACTGTTGAAAGGGACTGTTGACAATCTAATCTGTGGGTGTctgtttataatattcttttttttatcattttgcagTACttcatttcactattttttctgtcttatttttgttttaattgttgttcaagaaatAATATTCTTAATTACACTATTTAATGATCCTTCATTGAATGCCAATGTTGCGCATAAAATCCATGGTgaagtttatttgtaatttaaaatataactgacaCACAACCTAGTGTAAGTGTAAGGTGCCCAGTGTGTTTATGTGATGCACTTACATTCACTCATGTGCCACCTAATGGTGGTGATCCACCCTGAGAAGCATGTGGTTGTGTGATGTTATGGTTGTGCTTGTGCGAACAGCACAGAGGCTCTCACACCTGGATGGTCTCCCTACTGCCCACCTGGACTGCAGGGCTCAGCCTATTGCTCCTGGGCTGCAAGACTGCACAGCACTTTACTgcacaaaacaacacaagattaaatcaaCATGGGAAAATGACACCCTCAGGAGACTCAGTAAACACATGCATGAGACTGTGGCAGCCATAAAAAGCACACTGTTTACTGCAAAAcgttttttaaatcttcaaccAAGGAgctgtttattgatgagagacagagacagagagagagagagagagagaaacatagatcagttgcctttACTTCCTTTGCGGCCAACTCCTGTTTGCATGTGAGTCGGCTTTAACATACACAGATGAACGAATCCCTTTAGTAACAATTTCTCATTTATAaggttaacattttaaatttttacagtgAATATACATTTATCACATGAATTGTATATTATCTATGCccacataattaatttaaaaagcattgttGATATGCACAAAAGGGAAGGCAGATGGGGAGGAAAGTCAAGAGCTCAACCCAGGGCTGACAGTGCTGGGCTCTATGTCTGGGTTCTGGGCAATGAACCTACACACCTTCCCCCACTGCTCACTCAGAGCACCGCCCTCTGTGGAGGACAGCTGGGTCTTTCCCTTCTTTTGAGGCATGGTCATTAGTATCTCATCAACTCTTTGTTGCTTTTAGGAAGTTGGTCTTACACGTGGCATTTTTAGCTAGTTTCAGGAGGAGGATTTGCCCATGCCATCTAGTTCCCTTGTTCAGGAATGGGATTTCTAAGGCAAATAGTTGGTCCTAGTGGACACGGTCAGAATCTGATCTGAAATTGCAATCTGAGGATGATCTCTCAGGAAATTTATAAGTGCAGGAATTTGAtgtaatttgttctttaaaacattattcatgTGCATACAAGAGTTTTCAAAAGACACTcaggaatataaaaattaaataagtcacatgtccccctgctccctcagtcaCTGAACTTTTCTACCTACAAATAATCACAGTGAATCACTTCTGATTTCTCCTCCCAGGAAAATACATCCATGAACTGATTTTGCTGTTATGCCTGTGAAAATAGCtcaggccacagactgggagaaaatgtttacaaacCACTTGTTTTAGACTACACATAAGAATTCTCAAACTCAACAATAAGGTAACAATAACTcaatgaaaactgatgaaaattcttaacagacacttcaccaaaaaaTTACAtcagccctgggtgggtggctcgtttggttggagtgttgtcccgtgTGGCAAAGGGTTGTGGCTTCActgcctgctcagggcacattcctgggtgtAGTGCCCGACCCCCATCCAGGTGCTCATGGGaagcaacctatcgatgtttctctctcacatctatgtctctcccttttcctctgaaggCAATAGAAAAAAAGTCCATGCcggtggggaaaaaaaatgtccttcagtgagaataaaaaagaggacaaaaaagaaaataaggaagtaaagTTTTATTCAAGGAAGTGGCACCAAACCCAGAGTCACAGGAGAGTTGTTGCTCTTAAGACCTGGCTCCCTAATGGCTTCTAGGGGACTGAGGGACTTAGGGCCgaggtctccactgattggtcagaaCTCCAGGGAGGGGTGGGTATCATTGCATCTGGTCCTATGTCACCAAtgtggccattctgtctggtttTACAAGTTCATTCTACTACTCTCCCCAGAGTCTAAATCTTcatgagcacgtatttgaacacaTCGGTTATTCAACCACCTCCATCTCTGCAGACACCTGTCACAGCCCTCAGTGTTCCCACAGGTGCACTGGCTCCCACACACCTGGAGCCAGGAGACACCCTGGATGTCTTCACCACACCCGAGACAGCCCTGGCCTGTCCTGCTCTGGCTCCCTCATCACCTGGATGCCAcgtgttcttttttttgttttttctggctttgcttcctcattttttcCAGTTCACCTGATAGTATTTTCCAAAAGAGAACATGGAAACTTAACCATTAAAACTCTAAACACATGAGGAAACTTAAGTCACTTTAACCCTTATTCACATCTTCACTTGATACAGAACTCTGCgttggaaatatatttttcttcagaaactgGAAGGAATTGCTTCAATGACTCCTAGTCTCCAAGCACACATTTGCTGCCTCTTGAAGTTTTCAAAATCTCTCCCACCCTGTTTCTGAAATTCTGTTGTGATGATCCCAACAGGTTTGCTCTGAAGATTACACTTGACCCTCTATGTAGATCTCATGGTAACACTGCCTGAGACACCTTGAGCATTCCTCTGTCCATAGTTACCATCATTCTAGCGATTAGAGCATTTAGATACATGCAATCCTTTCACTTTTATAAAACTGTAATACAAGAAACATTCTTCTATCTGtatatagatgaggaaaatgttTGATTAtcttcttaggataaattcccaaAAGAGGAATTTCTGTGTCAAATGCAAACACATTTAAATTGCTGAGACCTTTTGCAAAAGCATCTTTCAGGAATTTTGTCCCAGTTTCCAACCCCTTCAACCTTCACAACAGAATGTGTTCCCCACCCTCGGGCTGAAACACTCATCATTTGCTTTCATCTTTGCCAAAatgatagatttttattttagctcCTACTTTTCTTAACACACATTCTcatgtttatttatatgtatttattacaaatatagTTGTTTGACATTTGCATTTCTCcttttccaaactgttttctcatattctttatttttgagtgGGTTGTAGATATATTTAAATGTTGaatttaagaagaaaggaaaagcagcCCCGATCATTAGAATTTGTCTGGCACTTAGAGGGAGGCCCAGTGTTGCCCAAAGCCAGCCTGGTGCTCACTGCTAGGCTGGGTTACTCTCTGGTTGGACATACATGGTCTCATGGAACATCAGCATCAGACAAGGACATCCCGAGACCACAGCAACAGGAGACAAAACAACACCACACTGCGTGTGGTCTCAGCACAGACAGAAAGGAGACAACGGTGCAGCTCACACATTGCCAAGCAGCTCCCGGGCTGGTGAACAGAAGGGAAGGCAGCGTCTTTCCTATCACCCCTCACCCTCGCTCCCATCTTCCTCATCCAGTCATCTTCTGTCTGAGACAGAAATACACATGAAGCTGCTGTACAACAAACAAAACTAGGTTTCTGTGGGTCTTGTGACTTCGAGCACAGGCTATAATCAGTTCCAAACAGGAAACACCTGTCCGCCCACCTGCCTTCCCAGACTGAGGACACTTTCTGAAATCTCATTTTCAGGGGGTGAGCTTTCTCCTAGAAGAACCCAGGGGCAATGTTTTCAGCAGAGTGTAGTGATGCAGGGATGCCACCTCCAGGAGAGGAGTTCTAGGAAGTGAGGAGGACAGTGGTGAGACTCCCCATGGTTTACCCAGAACAACCATTCTCAAAGTGTGCTCTGTGGAACCCTTGTAGTTTCTCAGACCCTTTCATGGGATCTataaggtcaaaactattttcataggTTAAGGACATCCTTGCTTTGTCACTGTGCCCACATGTGCACGGAGGTAAACTTAGCAAGAACAGAGACTGGGACACCCAGCTGCATTAGCAGGCATTCCTCACCACCCCCCCTCACAGACTAGACAACAAAACCAGTGTCACTTTAGAATGACATGGTTGAAGGATTGAAAAATATTACCTTTACTAAATCATCTTCCTTGAATCAACAGTTTTAAAACTCTTggtttccagtcaagatggctaTGAAGATAAATGGAGTGCTTTCATGATCGTACAGCTACATCAGAATCACAACTACACTgcaaacaaccatcattcagaaccatgaTCTTCGTCCAGGCGACAAGCCCGAGTTAGAGCAGTGAGTTCAGCATGCTGGGCAGATTTTACCTCCAGTTGATGAGAGCTCTCCATTATGTCCACCATGGAAGTTACTGGATGTCGTGCTTGCTAATGTGCCTGGTCATCTCTCAGATAACATCCCTCTGTAACCAAGTTAAAGCAGCAGCATCAATAGGAGTTTCCTGTAAATCATTCCTAGGAAGCAGTAGGTGGTCAGTCAGCACAACACAACTGTCTCCATGGTGTAAAGGGGGTAACAGGTGCAGGGTTAAGGTGATCACACCGAGTTAAAGTCACATCAGGTGCAGAGAGCAGGACACTTCCTGAGAAGCCAAAGGACAGGCGGAGATGTGGTGAGTGGGCTGAGAGGTCAGTGAAGAGTCAGCGTAATGAAGAGCACAAATATTTAAGAGAACACAACTGTCATTTGTGTCTGGTTATGCAGGTTAGAGGTAGCAGACCtgggtctccccccacccccacatccgcCCCCACTGGGAGGTGGAAAGAGTTcaggagaagggctcagggcacaGTTCTGGGTTCCCCAGCCCCGGGGACTTCATGAGACTGACTCAGTTACCACCCCTGTGGGCAGCTGAATAATAGAGCAACCAATTCTCCTCACTGCGGTTTCAGTGTCAACTTCTCAAGATAACGGTTCTCTGTCTCCCAGACCCGAGTGATACGGGTCATGAGACCCAGacccctgctcctgctgctcctggggGTCCTGGCGCTGACCGAGACCTGGGCTGGTGAGTGCGGGGTCGGGATCGGGAGGGAATGGCCAGGGTGCGGGGCAGGAGCGTGGGGACTCGGAGGAGACACAGCACCCCGCACCTAGACCCCAGAGCTCGGACTTCTGCCCcagccctttccccttcccctgcccctcctttcAACCGCAGCCCCCCTTTCGTTCCACCCCCGACCCCCTGGGGCCCTTGCCCCTACCGGCCCCACTGAGAACCCAGGACAAACGCCCTACCCGCCCCCAGACCCCCACAGCCTAAGATACTTCCACACCGCCTTGTACGGACCCGGCCGCGGACAGCACCGGTACATGGTCGTCATCTACGTGGACGACTCGGAGATCCTGCGGTTCGACAGCGACGCCGCGAGTCCCAGGCTCCAGCCTCGGGTGCCGTGGATGGAGCAGCTGTGGATGGAGCAGGAGGACCCAGATTTTTGGAAGGACCAGAGGGTGAAAATCAAGCACAACCAACAGACCTCCCGGGAGAACCTGAACAAGCTGCGCACCCACTACAACCAGGGCGACGACGGTGAGCAGGCGCGCCCCGGTCCTGGTACCAGCCCCATCGCCCTGGACAGGCCGGGGTCTCCCCGGGTCTCCGCATCTGTGCAACACCCCCAGGCTGCGCCGTGGAAatggtggggctcagtggtgcAGTGATGACCACCGGGGCGGGCGGGGTCAGGGTCTCACACCCTCCAGGAAATGACCGGCTGCGTGGTGAGGTCGGATGGACGCTTCCTCCGCGGGGACAGCCAGTTTGCCTACGACGGCGCCGCCTACGTCTACCTGAACGGGGACCTGCGCTCCTGGACCACCGCCGCCAAAGTGGACCAGATCACCGGGCGCAACTTGTTGCAGGTCCCTGATGCGGATGAAACCAGGGCCTTCCTGAAGCACACGTGTGTGCGCCGCCTCCAGCTGctcctggagaaggggaaggagacgcTGCAAAGAGCAGGTACCAGGGCGAGGCCTCCCTGAGCGGGGAATCTGTGGGCTGGGGCGGCTTCctacaaggagaggaggaaaatggggcagtgtcagaatgtccttcctGCTCCAGAGAGGACCAGCGCCCCAGATTTTGTTCTTCTGTGACTCACCCGCGGGCCCAGCTTTCTCTAAAGGACCATAAGGAACCCAGCCTCTCCCTAAAACACCCCACAGCGgttccctcacaccctgcagcacctggtgcaCCAGGAGGCTCTCCCTGGTTGTCTGGTTGAGACCCTCTCTGGAGGCCTGATTCCTGCTCTTTTGAGTCATTTAGCCTCcacctgagtctgtgtctccCCTTAGAGACCTGGACACTCCTACCCTAGGTTCTCTCCCATCCCAGGTGCCTCTGTCCAGGCTGGTGTCTTGGTGATGCTCtcaattcccccacccccttgtccTGTCCACTCTCAGAGTGGTCACATGAACACTGCTGGAGTGTCCCATGACCATACAAAGTCCCTGAATTTTCTCACCAtcccctcagaccctccaaagACACACGTGACCCACCACCTCATCTCTGACCATGAGGTCACCCTGAAGTGCTGGGCCCTGGACTTCTACCCTGTGgacatcaccctgacctggcagcATGTAGGGGAGGACTTGACCCAGGACATGGAGCTGGTggaaaccaggcctgcaggggacggaaccttccagaagtgggcagctgtGGTTGTGCCtcctggagaggagcagagatacacatgccatgtgcagcaccaggggctgcccaagcccctgaccctgagatggggtgaggagggggcatgggcacagagcctctcctcagggtgttcctgagcagggtcaggactcaggcctgaggTTTACCCCTCACCTTTTCCTTGTAGACGCCCCTCCAGAGACCACCACAGACCCCGGTCCTCAGACCACCATCACCATCGTGGGTATtgctgctgccctgggtctccttggagctgtggtcactggagctgtgctgtggaggaggaagtgctcaggtgggcaaggggtggggctgTGTTTCCTGTCTCCCTGGGGCTCAAGCCCAGGTGGAAGTGTGCTCTGCCTCCTTAATGGGCATCATGTCCCCACACTGGTGCTTGTCCATCTGGGGCCTATTTCCTAACACTGACTCTTTAGTGAGGCCCGTGGGAAAGTGAAGGACAAATTTATCACCTGATGGTTCTAGTGATGGGGACTGATCCTAGCTGTCACAGATCAGAGGGGAAGGTCCCTGCTGAGGACAGATGTCCAGACAGTGGTTGGTCCAGTTCCAGCACACATACTGTCCCTGTATTTCCTGATCCTACCCTAGTGTTCAGTCACAGTTCTGGAACCTTCCCTGTGCTTCAGGAGTGTGGGGCTCCTTTAGGGTCATgggacccagccctccccatgacttctcacagaacattttcttcccccaggcagaggcagggagacctAACTCAGGCTGCCTGTAAGTCTGGGTGTTGGGGAAGTGACGTCTGGGACCCTTGGGAGAGTGTGGGCTGAAGTCTGTGAGGAGGGCTCCCCTCAACCGTAACTTTGCTGTTGTGTCTTCCCCAGGCAgggacagtgcccagggctctgatgtgtctctcacagctCCTAAAGGTAAGACCctgagggcaggaagtgggggggCATTGGGTCCGAGGGGCAAGATTGGGTTTGGGGGGGTTCTCAGAGTGGGACATTCGAAGCATGCTGTGGACTGTAGGGGGATGTGACACTTCTGAGACTGACCTGAATTTGCTCATGGCAACTTTCTCTCCCAGTGTGACAGAGCTGCTTTCTACAGGACTTTTGCTAAAACAGTCACTACAGCCTTCCCTGGGGACTTCAAGGGTCCCTGACTGCTGCTTCTGTACCCAGCAACTGAATGTTATTTAACCATCTCAGTGTGCCTGCATTAATTTAATATtactcataaatatatataagtaaatcAGAAGTGATTTAGATTAAAAGCTCCAAGGTGTATTGTTTCTAGTAGGTTTTATTCTGTCTACTCCTTCACCCTGTTTCTTAACCTGTTCTAAGTCATTTTATGTTCATACACTTACCATGAGGTGTGGAGACAACACAGGAGGGACAGACTGTGTGCCACGGGACAGGGGGACCTCACGACTCCCCAGTGATGTGCCCTGTGACCAACCTGTGATCACCCTGTGAACCTGGTTCTCAGTTCAACATCATGAAAATCTCCAAGTGCTCCCTCTCTGCAATTACTCCCCTGGTTGATTTCTGGAGCAAATAAGAGAACCCAAACATTTCTACTTTAAACTTAGAAGGATTTCTATGTGGGATACTGGGGGCTCACTTTATTTCAGGAGAAACCACAAAACAGACCTGAGGCCATGAGCAGTGAGAGCTGTGGGACCAGAACCCACAGGGAGACCAGCCCCGGGTCACAGGGATGA
This window encodes:
- the LOC114510729 gene encoding HLA class I histocompatibility antigen, alpha chain F-like isoform X1, whose product is MRPRPLLLLLLGVLALTETWADPHSLRYFHTALYGPGRGQHRYMVVIYVDDSEILRFDSDAASPRLQPRVPWMEQLWMEQEDPDFWKDQRVKIKHNQQTSRENLNKLRTHYNQGDDGSHTLQEMTGCVVRSDGRFLRGDSQFAYDGAAYVYLNGDLRSWTTAAKVDQITGRNLLQVPDADETRAFLKHTCVRRLQLLLEKGKETLQRADPPKTHVTHHLISDHEVTLKCWALDFYPVDITLTWQHVGEDLTQDMELVETRPAGDGTFQKWAAVVVPPGEEQRYTCHVQHQGLPKPLTLRWDAPPETTTDPGPQTTITIVGIAAALGLLGAVVTGAVLWRRKCSGRGRESYTKAACKSGCWEVMSGTLARVWAGVCEGGSPTP
- the LOC114510729 gene encoding HLA class I histocompatibility antigen, alpha chain F-like isoform X2, which encodes MRPRPLLLLLLGVLALTETWADPHSLRYFHTALYGPGRGQHRYMVVIYVDDSEILRFDSDAASPRLQPRVPWMEQLWMEQEDPDFWKDQRVKIKHNQQTSRENLNKLRTHYNQGDDGSHTLQEMTGCVVRSDGRFLRGDSQFAYDGAAYVYLNGDLRSWTTAAKVDQITGRNLLQVPDADETRAFLKHTCVRRLQLLLEKGKETLQRADPPKTHVTHHLISDHEVTLKCWALDFYPVDITLTWQHVGEDLTQDMELVETRPAGDGTFQKWAAVVVPPGEEQRYTCHVQHQGLPKPLTLRWDPGPQTTITIVGIAAALGLLGAVVTGAVLWRRKCSGGQGVGLCFLSPWGSSPGGSVLCLLNGHHVPTLVLVHLGPIS